A portion of the Eulemur rufifrons isolate Redbay chromosome 30, OSU_ERuf_1, whole genome shotgun sequence genome contains these proteins:
- the LOC138378814 gene encoding olfactory receptor 1N2-like: MARGNTTVISEFLLLGLSEVPEHRPLLFSRFLSLYLVAVVGNLLIVLAVSSTRSLHTPMYFFIANLSCVDICFTSVTVPKMLLNIHTQSQSIAYTGCLAQMYFLILFLELDNILLAVMAYDRLVAICHPLHYATTVIPKFCITSVSEALSVTHIYPLIHTLLMDTLSFCASVSIQHVFCELYALLTLSCSDTRVSELVVYTLRGVLFVTPFLLLALSYTYVFSAILRLRSPQSKRKAFSTCSSHLAVVTLFYRTPSGVYLRPSSSYTAEDSAATALYAVVAPMLNPFVYSLRNRDMKGALGGLLSWSKVCSR, translated from the coding sequence ATGGCGAGAGGCAACACAACCGTCATCTCAGAATTCCTCCTCCTGGGACTGTCGGAGGTGCCTGAGCATCGGCCTCTCCTCTTCAGCCGGTTCCTATCCTTGTACCTGGTCGCCGTGGTGGGCAACCTGCTCATCGTCCTGGCCGTCAGCTCTACCCGCAgcctccacacccccatgtacttcttcatAGCCAACCTGTCCTGTGTGGACATCTGCTTCACGTCTGTCACCGTACCAAAGATGCTGCTCAACATCCACACTCAGAGCCAATCCATTGCCTACACTGGGTGCCTCGCTCAGatgtattttctcattctgtttctCGAACTGGACAATATCCTCTTGGCAGTGATGGCCTATGACAGATTGGTAGCCATATGTCACCCCCTTCACTATGCCACAACCGTGATTCCCAAATTCTGTATCACCTCGGTGTCTGAGGCTCTGAGTGTCACACACATCTACCCCTTGATCCACACCCTCCTTATGGATACGCTGTCGTTCTGTGCCAGCGTGAGTATTCAGCATGTTTTCTGTGAGCTGTACGCACTGCTGACGCTTTCCTGCTCGGATACCCGCGTCAGCGAGCTGGTGGTTTACACCCTCCGGGGCGTTCTCTTTGtcacccccttcctccttcttgctCTCTCCTACACGTACGTTTTCTCAGCCATCCTGAGACTGCGTTCTCCCCAGAGCAAGCGTAAGGCCTTCTCTACTTGTAGTTCTCACCTTGCCGTGGTGACCCTGTTCTACAGGACGCCGTCCGGGGTCTATCTGAGGCCTTCCTCCTCCTACACAGCGGAGGACTCCGCGGCCACAGCGCTGTATGCAGTGGTGGCCCCCATGCTCAACCCCTTCGTTTACAGCCTGAGGAACAGGGACATGAAGGGAGCCCTAGGAGGCCTCCTCAGCTGGAGCAAGGTCTGCTCTCGGTGA